In Synechococcus sp. KORDI-100, a single window of DNA contains:
- a CDS encoding glycosyltransferase family 2 protein, whose protein sequence is MAIAKDEAAYLAEWIYHHLSLGIDEIDIYLNGITDNSYRLMRLIGSKFKNVNFYNADSLMATSIRAKSSFQQIIYRFAWSTERRKKHFSHLAFLDIDEYLVSAEFGQTISSLLRSAGEFDVLSNLWYSDLPSKAEPFSRFFCESQMLQKMAILKSIGRLRSKIGMPVVHNFSGIKRYPAKIKACISSGLPIQYSGLGKRVGRDYRLQSIGQMEPWFIYHRIFRSHDEYCASLMRGRKHRSNDAPIKDNRSGFIAYKESNRTIGDPIEFKIKSRRSSRYQRGFDEFVNQCDVGDEIVKGQAFVRERYKELERLVNAQPDILQRYSNVFRGTVFEC, encoded by the coding sequence GTGGCCATTGCCAAGGATGAAGCGGCCTATCTAGCGGAGTGGATTTATCATCATTTGAGCCTTGGAATCGATGAAATTGATATCTATTTGAACGGTATTACGGACAATAGTTATCGATTGATGCGTCTGATTGGTTCTAAATTCAAGAACGTCAATTTTTATAATGCAGATAGCTTGATGGCGACCAGTATTCGTGCTAAATCCTCATTTCAACAGATTATCTACCGCTTCGCTTGGTCTACAGAGCGTCGAAAAAAACACTTTTCCCATCTTGCATTTTTAGATATAGATGAATATCTTGTTTCGGCTGAGTTCGGTCAAACCATCAGCTCATTGTTGAGATCTGCTGGAGAATTTGATGTTTTATCGAATCTTTGGTATTCAGATCTTCCTTCAAAGGCCGAACCCTTTTCACGGTTTTTCTGTGAGTCTCAAATGTTGCAAAAAATGGCTATCTTAAAGTCTATTGGGCGACTAAGATCAAAAATTGGCATGCCAGTTGTTCATAATTTCAGTGGGATTAAGCGTTATCCTGCAAAGATTAAGGCCTGCATAAGTAGTGGCTTGCCAATTCAATACTCTGGTTTAGGGAAACGCGTCGGCCGAGATTATCGACTGCAATCGATCGGTCAGATGGAGCCATGGTTCATTTACCATAGGATTTTTCGCAGTCATGATGAATACTGCGCCAGTCTGATGCGTGGTCGCAAGCATCGTTCCAATGATGCTCCGATCAAGGATAATCGTTCTGGATTTATTGCATACAAAGAGTCAAATCGTACAATCGGAGATCCAATTGAGTTTAAGATTAAGAGTCGAAGAAGCAGTCGTTATCAGAGAGGTTTTGACGAGTTTGTTAATCAGTGCGATGTTGGTGATGAGATTGTTAAAGGTCAGGCTTTTGTCCGCGAACGATACAAAGAGCTTGAGAGGTTAGTCAATGCTCAGCCTGATATTTTGCAGCGTTACAGCAATGTTTTCAGGGGGACAGTTTTCGAATGTTAA
- a CDS encoding ClC family H(+)/Cl(-) exchange transporter produces MPTLSEPKQRRHHLGSSRSIRNLLERRWLVVVLALALTGLGAAITGMLFKGGINLLRDWRLALLDDFPAWLVLPALGAFGGLLSGWLVTNFAPAAGGAGVTHIMGFLRHRSVPMGLRVGLIKLIAGIIAIGCGFPLGPEGPAVQMGGSVAWQMSRWLKAPVAFRRVIVAAGGGAGIAAVFSAPIGGFVYAIEELLHSARPVVLLLVIITTFSADTWADVIGFLGLNPGSSGLHRTLGFQLEREFTPTVDFLPIDLAYLIALGAVIGLLAELYCRYVLVMQRQGNRWFGNRLILRMTLCGLILGGSYALMPEIFHNTTELKVLIAEGDAGIPLALGGFVVMFFSTGLAAASGAPGGLFMPMLTLGGAIGLACGGWVEALTGHVPSTYVFAGMGAFVAGCSRTPISAMFLAFALTKDLLILKPILVACLMSFVVARLFHPHSIYERQMGMELEVEQALQVRLERHRRPFTPPPLPESGRDGVNL; encoded by the coding sequence GTGCCAACACTGAGCGAACCCAAACAACGGCGCCACCATCTCGGCTCGAGCAGAAGCATCCGAAACCTTCTCGAGCGCCGCTGGCTGGTGGTCGTTCTTGCGCTGGCACTCACGGGTCTGGGTGCCGCGATCACCGGGATGCTGTTCAAAGGCGGCATCAATCTCCTTCGCGATTGGCGCCTGGCCCTGCTGGATGATTTCCCCGCATGGCTGGTCCTGCCGGCACTCGGAGCCTTTGGAGGACTGCTGTCCGGCTGGTTGGTGACGAACTTCGCCCCAGCGGCAGGTGGCGCTGGCGTGACCCACATCATGGGATTTCTGCGCCACCGCTCGGTACCCATGGGGTTGCGGGTGGGGCTCATCAAACTGATCGCTGGAATCATCGCGATCGGCTGCGGTTTTCCGCTGGGACCTGAGGGCCCCGCCGTCCAGATGGGAGGCTCTGTGGCCTGGCAGATGTCCCGCTGGTTGAAGGCCCCTGTGGCATTTCGGCGCGTGATCGTGGCCGCTGGCGGTGGCGCCGGAATCGCTGCTGTTTTCAGTGCGCCGATCGGTGGCTTTGTCTACGCCATCGAAGAGCTGCTCCACTCGGCCAGACCGGTGGTGTTGCTGCTGGTGATCATCACCACCTTCTCCGCCGATACCTGGGCGGATGTGATCGGCTTCCTGGGACTCAACCCCGGCAGCAGTGGGCTGCATCGAACCCTGGGTTTTCAGCTGGAACGCGAATTCACACCGACGGTCGACTTTCTGCCGATCGATCTCGCCTATCTGATCGCACTTGGGGCCGTCATCGGCCTTCTGGCTGAGCTCTACTGCCGATATGTGCTTGTGATGCAGCGCCAGGGCAATCGCTGGTTCGGCAACCGACTGATTCTTCGCATGACCCTGTGCGGGTTGATTCTGGGCGGCAGCTACGCGCTCATGCCGGAGATCTTCCACAACACCACCGAATTAAAGGTGTTGATCGCTGAGGGGGATGCGGGGATCCCTCTGGCACTGGGGGGATTTGTGGTGATGTTCTTCAGCACTGGGCTGGCCGCGGCTTCCGGGGCACCTGGGGGATTGTTCATGCCGATGCTCACCCTTGGTGGCGCCATCGGTCTGGCCTGTGGTGGCTGGGTGGAAGCGCTCACAGGTCATGTTCCCAGCACCTATGTCTTCGCCGGCATGGGAGCGTTCGTCGCGGGTTGTTCACGAACACCCATCTCAGCGATGTTCCTGGCCTTCGCGCTCACAAAGGATCTGCTCATCCTGAAACCGATCCTGGTGGCCTGCCTGATGAGCTTCGTCGTCGCCAGGCTGTTTCATCCACACTCGATCTACGAGCGTCAGATGGGAATGGAACTGGAGGTTGAACAGGCGCTGCAGGTGAGGCTGGAGCGACATCGGCGCCCGTTCACGCCTCCACCACTGCCGGAGAGCGGGCGAGACGGAGTCAACCTCTGA
- the acnB gene encoding bifunctional aconitate hydratase 2/2-methylisocitrate dehydratase produces MLSAYRKLAAAREAQGVPALPLNAEQTQGLTELLQNPPAGEEAFLLHLLSERIPPGVDEAAYVKATWLSAVAQGDANSPLVSALEATRLLGTMVGGYNVAALIELLKHSDAALAGCAAEGLSRTLLVYDAFNEVMDLTADNRFAQQVVDSWAAAEWFTCKPELADSITVTVFKVEGETNTDDLSPATHATTRPDIPLHALAMLETRDPEGLKTIATLREKGHPVAYVGDVVGTGSSRKSAINSVLWHTGNDIPHVPNKRAGGVILGGKIAPIFFNTAEDSGALPLECDVTELNTGDVITIRPHAGTIERDGTVMSRFELKPTTIGDEVRAGGRIPLMIGRALTDKVRAKLGLSPSDLFIRPSAPADTGRGFTLAQKMVGKACGLAGVQPGTSCEPLMTTVGSQDTTGPMTRDEMKELACLGFSSDLVMQSFCHTAAYPKPVDLQTQKELPDFFAQRGGVALRPGDGIIHSWLNRMLLPDTVGTGGDSHTRFPLGISFPGGSGVVAFAAAIGAMPLDMPESVLVRFSGSLQPSVTLRDVVNAIPWVAIQRGLLTVEKANKKNLFNGRIMEIEGLPDLKLEQAFELTDASAERSCAGCTIKLSEDTVSEYLRSNVALLKNMIARGYSDARTLARRIKEMEAWLANPQLMSADADAEYAEMLEINLDDLTEPVVACPNDPDNVKLLSEVAGDPVQEVFIGSCMTNIGHYRAAAKVLEGAGQNTARLWVCPPTRMDEETLKAEGYYATFEAAGSRMEMPGCSLCMGNQARVEDNTTVFSTSTRNFNNRLGKGAQVYLGSAELAAVCAQLGRIPTPEEYRSIAAEKIDPLSDELYRYLNFDQINGFEDQGRVVSADDEATVLAQA; encoded by the coding sequence ATGCTCAGCGCCTACCGCAAGCTGGCCGCCGCCCGGGAAGCCCAGGGTGTACCTGCACTTCCGCTCAACGCCGAGCAGACCCAGGGACTGACGGAACTGCTGCAGAACCCTCCCGCTGGCGAAGAGGCGTTCCTGCTGCACCTCCTCAGCGAACGGATCCCCCCGGGTGTGGATGAAGCCGCCTACGTGAAGGCCACCTGGCTCAGCGCCGTGGCCCAGGGAGACGCCAACAGTCCCCTGGTGTCAGCGCTGGAGGCCACGCGTCTGCTGGGAACGATGGTAGGGGGATACAACGTCGCTGCCCTGATCGAGCTGCTGAAGCACTCCGACGCTGCACTGGCCGGCTGCGCTGCGGAGGGACTCAGCCGAACCCTGCTCGTCTACGACGCGTTCAACGAAGTGATGGATCTGACGGCGGACAACCGCTTTGCCCAACAGGTCGTGGACAGCTGGGCCGCAGCCGAGTGGTTCACCTGCAAGCCAGAACTGGCCGACAGCATCACCGTGACGGTGTTCAAGGTCGAGGGCGAAACCAACACCGACGATCTCTCGCCGGCCACCCACGCCACCACCAGGCCGGACATCCCCCTCCATGCCCTGGCGATGCTTGAAACCCGGGATCCAGAGGGCCTGAAGACCATCGCAACCCTGAGAGAAAAAGGCCATCCCGTGGCCTACGTCGGCGACGTGGTGGGTACCGGCAGCTCCCGCAAGAGCGCCATCAATTCGGTGCTCTGGCATACCGGCAATGACATCCCCCATGTGCCCAACAAACGGGCGGGCGGCGTGATTCTTGGAGGCAAGATCGCCCCGATCTTCTTCAACACAGCAGAAGATTCCGGAGCTCTGCCGCTCGAATGCGATGTCACCGAACTGAACACCGGTGATGTCATCACCATCCGACCCCATGCCGGCACGATCGAACGCGACGGCACTGTGATGAGTCGATTCGAGCTCAAGCCCACCACCATCGGCGATGAAGTACGGGCCGGCGGACGCATCCCCCTGATGATCGGTCGCGCTCTCACAGACAAGGTGCGCGCCAAGCTTGGCCTCTCCCCTTCGGATCTGTTCATCCGCCCCTCAGCACCGGCGGACACCGGCAGGGGATTCACCCTGGCTCAGAAGATGGTGGGCAAGGCCTGCGGCCTCGCCGGAGTGCAACCCGGCACCAGCTGCGAGCCGCTGATGACCACCGTCGGCTCCCAGGACACCACCGGCCCGATGACGCGTGATGAAATGAAGGAACTGGCCTGCCTCGGCTTCTCCTCCGATCTGGTGATGCAGAGCTTCTGCCACACGGCCGCCTATCCGAAGCCGGTGGATCTGCAGACCCAGAAGGAGCTGCCCGACTTCTTCGCCCAGCGCGGTGGCGTGGCCCTGCGACCCGGTGACGGCATCATCCACAGCTGGCTGAACCGCATGCTTCTGCCCGACACCGTCGGTACCGGCGGCGACAGCCACACCCGCTTCCCCCTCGGCATTTCCTTTCCCGGCGGGTCCGGTGTGGTGGCCTTTGCGGCCGCCATCGGCGCCATGCCGCTGGACATGCCGGAATCGGTGCTGGTGCGCTTCAGCGGATCCCTGCAACCCAGCGTCACGCTCCGGGACGTGGTGAATGCCATCCCCTGGGTGGCCATCCAGCGGGGACTGCTCACTGTTGAAAAGGCCAACAAGAAGAACCTGTTCAACGGCCGGATCATGGAGATCGAAGGTCTGCCCGACCTGAAGCTGGAACAGGCCTTCGAACTCACCGATGCCAGCGCCGAGCGCTCCTGCGCCGGCTGCACGATCAAGCTCTCCGAAGACACGGTGAGCGAATACCTGCGCAGCAACGTGGCACTGCTCAAGAACATGATCGCCCGCGGCTACAGCGATGCCCGCACCCTGGCCCGCCGGATCAAGGAGATGGAGGCCTGGCTGGCGAACCCGCAGCTGATGAGCGCCGACGCTGACGCTGAGTACGCGGAAATGCTGGAGATCAACCTCGACGACCTCACCGAACCGGTGGTGGCCTGCCCCAATGACCCCGACAACGTGAAGTTGCTCAGCGAGGTGGCCGGTGATCCGGTGCAGGAGGTGTTCATCGGCTCCTGCATGACCAACATCGGCCACTACCGTGCCGCGGCCAAGGTGCTGGAGGGCGCCGGTCAGAACACGGCGCGCCTCTGGGTCTGTCCCCCCACCCGCATGGATGAGGAGACATTGAAAGCCGAGGGCTACTACGCCACCTTCGAGGCCGCCGGGTCCCGCATGGAGATGCCCGGCTGCTCCCTCTGCATGGGCAATCAGGCCCGCGTGGAGGACAACACCACGGTGTTCTCCACGAGCACCCGCAACTTCAACAACCGCCTTGGCAAAGGTGCTCAGGTGTACCTGGGCAGCGCCGAACTGGCCGCCGTCTGCGCCCAGCTGGGTCGCATCCCCACCCCCGAGGAGTACCGCAGCATCGCGGCGGAGAAGATCGATCCACTCTCCGACGAGCTCTACCGCTATCTGAACTTCGATCAGATCAACGGCTTTGAAGACCAGGGGCGGGTGGTCAGTGCCGATGACGAAGCAACCGTTCTGGCTCAGGCCTGA
- a CDS encoding 3-deoxy-7-phosphoheptulonate synthase, translating into MATTSDLHVVETRPLVAPALLHCDLPIDALATETVAASRRRIRAILRGEDQRLLVIVGPCSVHDVDAAREYARHLAPIRERHAAELEIVMRVYFEKPRTTVGWKGLINDPHLDGSYDINTGLRRARGLLLDLAREGMPAATELLDPVVPQYIADLISWTAIGARTTESQTHREMASGLSMPIGYKNSTDGSATIAINAMQAASKPHHFLGINHEGHASIVSTTGNPDGHLVLRGGNRGTNYHHEAVQAASGELAAAGLPDRLMVDCSHGNSNKDYRRQADVLKAVAEQVRDGSRSLMGVMLESHLVEGNQTLTSDLSQLSYGQSITDACISIETTRLLLTELAGSVRGLAVTA; encoded by the coding sequence ATGGCCACCACCTCCGACCTCCATGTGGTGGAAACGCGACCGTTGGTCGCACCGGCCCTGCTTCACTGTGATCTGCCGATTGATGCCCTGGCCACGGAGACCGTTGCCGCGTCCAGACGGCGCATCCGGGCGATCCTGCGTGGCGAGGACCAGCGTCTGCTTGTGATTGTCGGCCCATGTTCCGTTCACGACGTTGATGCGGCGCGGGAGTACGCCAGGCATTTGGCACCGATTCGGGAACGGCATGCCGCTGAGTTGGAAATCGTGATGAGGGTGTATTTCGAGAAACCCCGCACAACCGTTGGCTGGAAGGGGCTGATCAATGACCCCCATCTGGATGGCTCCTACGACATCAACACCGGGCTGCGCCGCGCCCGAGGACTGCTGCTTGATCTGGCCAGGGAGGGAATGCCGGCGGCCACGGAATTGTTGGACCCAGTCGTGCCGCAGTACATCGCGGATTTGATCAGCTGGACAGCGATCGGAGCTCGCACCACGGAAAGCCAGACCCATCGAGAGATGGCGTCTGGGCTCTCCATGCCGATCGGTTACAAAAACAGTACGGATGGCAGTGCCACGATCGCGATCAATGCGATGCAGGCGGCATCCAAGCCGCACCACTTCCTGGGAATCAACCATGAAGGGCACGCATCGATCGTCAGCACCACTGGCAATCCGGATGGCCACCTGGTGTTGCGAGGCGGAAACAGGGGGACCAACTATCACCACGAAGCCGTTCAGGCGGCATCCGGTGAATTGGCGGCAGCCGGCTTACCGGATCGATTGATGGTGGATTGCAGCCACGGCAACTCCAACAAGGATTACCGGCGTCAGGCTGATGTGTTGAAAGCTGTTGCAGAGCAGGTCAGAGACGGGTCGAGGTCATTGATGGGGGTGATGCTTGAAAGTCATCTCGTGGAAGGCAATCAGACATTGACCTCTGATCTCTCACAGCTTTCTTACGGCCAGAGCATCACGGATGCGTGCATCAGCATTGAAACCACACGCCTGCTCTTGACAGAGCTGGCCGGTTCAGTCCGCGGACTTGCCGTGACGGCTTGA